Proteins encoded within one genomic window of Rhododendron vialii isolate Sample 1 chromosome 1a, ASM3025357v1:
- the LOC131304009 gene encoding temperature-induced lipocalin-1-like, whose translation MANKEMEVVKGLDLNRYMGRWYEIASFPSRNQPKNGTDTRATYTLRDDGTVHVLNETWTDGKRGSIEGTAYKADPSNDEAKLKVKFYVPPFLPIIPVVGDYWVLYLDGDYQYALIGQPSKKYLWILCRENHLDEEIYNQLVQKAKEEGYDVSKLHKTEHTNPPPEGEEGPKDTKGIWWIKSILGK comes from the exons ATGGCCAACAAAGAGATGGAAGTGGTGAAGGGTCTGGACCTAAACAGGTACATGGGCCGCTGGTACGAAATTGCCTCATTCCCGTCAAGGAACCAGCCCAAGAACGGGACCGACACTAGGGCTACCTACACTTTAAGGGACGATGGAACTGTGCATGTCCTAAACGAGACTTGGACTGATGGGAAGAGAGGGTCTATAGAAGGGACAGCCTATAAGGCCGATCCTTCTAATGACGAGGCCAAGCTCAAGGTCAAATTCTATGTTCCCCCTTTCTTGCCTATAATCCCCGTTGTTGGGGATTACTGGGTTTTGTATCTTGATGGGGATTATCAGTATGCTTTGATTGGCCAGCCCTCCAAGAAGTATCTTTGG ATACTATGCAGAGAGAACCATCTAGATGAAGAGATATACAATCAGCTAGTCCAGAAAGCCAAAGAGGAGGGTTATGATGTGAGCAAGCTTCACAAGACAGAGCACACTAATCCCCCACCAGAGGGAGAAGAAGGCCCCAAGGACACCAAGGGCATTTGGTGGATTAAGTCCATTTTAGGGAAGTAG